The sequence below is a genomic window from Kitasatospora kifunensis.
GACGCGCTGACGGCCGACCTGCTGGTGGTGCCGGTGGTGGGCGGGGCGCTCTGGGTGGTGGAGCGCGGCTTCACCGTCACGCCGCGGACCTCGCTGGACCAGACCCGGCCGTTGGCGGACGTCGTACTCGACGACGCCCCAGGGCAGTTGGTGACCGAGGACCCGGCGGTGCTCGAGCACGCGCTGCTCACCGGCGCCGGACTGCTCGCCTCCGAGCAACTCGGGATCGCCGAGTGGTGCCTGACCACCACGGTCGAATACCTGCGCGAGCGGCGGCAGTTCAACCGCCCGCTGGGCTCCTTCCAGGCGCTCAAGCACCGCCTGGCGGACCTGTGGCTGGAGGTGGTCGGCGCCCGCGCCGCCGCCCGGGCCGCGGCCGACGCGCTGGCGAGCGAGGCGGCGGACGCACCGCTGCTGGTGGCGGTGGCCGCCTCGCACTGCGGCACGGTGGCGGTGCGGGCCGCCGAGGAGTGCATCCAGCTGCACGGCGGGATCGGGATGACCTGGGAGCACCCGGCCCACCTCTACCTCAAGCGGGCCAAGGCCGACCAGCTGGCGCTCGGCACGCCGGGCCACCACCGCGCCCGGCTGGCCGAGTTGGCGAACCTGCCGGCCTGACCTGACCGGCGCTGGGCCCCGGCCGGTGGCTGGGGCCCAGCTGGTCAGGTCAGGATCACCACCCGCCCGGTGGTGCGGCCCTCGGCCACGCGCTGCACGCCGTCCGCCGCCTGCTCGAAGGCCAACCGCTCGCTCACCAGCGGGCGCACCACGCCGGCCTCGGCCAGCCTGGTCAGCTCCTGGTGGGCGGCCCGCACCGCCGCCGGGTCCTTGGTGTTGTACAGGCCCCAGTGCAGGCCGAGCACCGAGTAGTTCTTCACCAGTGCGTGCCCGAGCGCGGGCGCCGGGATGCTGCCGCTGGCGAAGCCCACCACCACGATCCGCCCCTCGAAGGCGACGCACTTGGTGGCGCCGGTGTAGGCATCGCCGCCCACCGGGTCGAAGACCACGTCCGCGCCGCGCCCGCCGGTGGCCTCCTTGACGACCGCGACGAAGTCCTCGCTGGTCCGGTCGATCACCAGGTCGGCGCCCAACTCCTTGGCCACCGCGGCCTTCTCGGCCCCGCCGACCACACCGATCACCCGGGCGCCCGCCGCCTTGCCCAGCTGGACGGCCGCACTGCCGACGCCACCGGCCGCCGCGTGCACCAGCAGGGTCTCCCCCGCCCGCAGCGCGGCCCGGCG
It includes:
- a CDS encoding acyl-CoA dehydrogenase family protein; its protein translation is MNLLYSEIEEELRASVRDLLHDRSPIEAVLARVSADQGYDPALWRALAVELGVAGLQDPAAGGSLREVAVVLEELGRSLAPTPFLGSAVLATAALGGDERLASGERTGTLVLPFSGGAPSVRETGGRLTGRVTSVADALTADLLVVPVVGGALWVVERGFTVTPRTSLDQTRPLADVVLDDAPGQLVTEDPAVLEHALLTGAGLLASEQLGIAEWCLTTTVEYLRERRQFNRPLGSFQALKHRLADLWLEVVGARAAARAAADALASEAADAPLLVAVAASHCGTVAVRAAEECIQLHGGIGMTWEHPAHLYLKRAKADQLALGTPGHHRARLAELANLPA
- a CDS encoding NADPH:quinone oxidoreductase family protein, with translation MKAWQVGELGSPREVMRLIEDAAKPVAGEHQVLVKVRAAAVNFPDALMCLGMYQVKPPLPFTPGVELCGELPSGERVIGNPVAGTGAFAEYALLDARALFPAPPALDDAEAAALHIGYQTAWFALHRRAALRAGETLLVHAAAGGVGSAAVQLGKAAGARVIGVVGGAEKAAVAKELGADLVIDRTSEDFVAVVKEATGGRGADVVFDPVGGDAYTGATKCVAFEGRIVVVGFASGSIPAPALGHALVKNYSVLGLHWGLYNTKDPAAVRAAHQELTRLAEAGVVRPLVSERLAFEQAADGVQRVAEGRTTGRVVILT